The proteins below are encoded in one region of Rhododendron vialii isolate Sample 1 chromosome 7a, ASM3025357v1:
- the LOC131334338 gene encoding secologanin synthase 2-like produces MEMDTMVAWSGLAVLLVIDWRLACLAVLTILAWRFYYWAWVTPKRIEKLLREQGFDGNPYKFLVGDIKEYSQLLKEAHSKPIDIDDNTLPRVYPIVHKSIQKYGKKNFVWFGRIPKVTILDPQHVKEVLTNYKTFQKHFAATNPLCMLFLTGIGTLEGDKYLKHKKIIAPALHLEKLKGMVSDFDAVYSDLIVRLKKMTESTGSVELDVAPLFETVTIDVISRTAFGSSYTEGQNIFALIKEMRNLTFVLQRRPNIPYSHYLPTRTNIRIRQVNKELDDYLRDMIERRMNEMKGGAATKSDLLGLLLESNFQAIKLGNESAGMSMKDIIDECKLFYFAGHETIGLLLVWTTVMLSRHPKWQESAREEVFQVLGKERARTYDDLSRLKIVTAILYEALRLFPPVPDLSKITVEETKLGDLTIPAGVVVMLQTIALHRDKTIYGPDAMEFNPERFFEGVVAATKGQLAFIAFSSSTRACLGQVFALTQVKLGLAMILQHFSFELSPSYKHGPKVDLVLTPQYGAPIIYHRLKK; encoded by the exons ATGGAGATGGATACAATGGTTGCTTGGTCTGGGCTTGCGGTTCTTCTCGTAATAGATTGGAGGTTGGCCTGTCTAGCTGTTCTTACAATATTAGCCTGGAGATTCTACTACTGGGCATGGGTTACCCCAAAAAGGATAGAAAAGCTCCTGAGGGAGCAGGGCTTCGACGGAAACCCCTACAAATTCTTGGTAGGAGACATCAAAGAATATTCCCAACTCCTCAAAGAAGCCCACTCCAAGCCCATCGACATCGATGACAATACCTTGCCACGTGTCTATCCTATTGTCCATAAATCCATCCAAAAATATg GTAAGAAGAACTTTGTATGGTTTGGAAGAATTCCAAAGGTGACAATACTTGATCCTCAACATGTAAAAGAGGTCTTGACTAACtacaaaacatttcaaaagcaTTTTGCAGCAACGAATCCTCTTTGCATGCTCTTTCTAACTGGAATTGGAACCCTAGAGGGTGACAAATATCTTAAACACAAGAAGATTATTGCCCCTGCCTTGCATTTGGAAAAGTTGAAG GGTATGGTAAGTGACTTTGATGCCGTATACAGCGATCTGATCGTCAGGCTTAAGAAGATGACCGAGTCGACCGGGTCCGTTGAGCTGGACGTGGCACCTCTCTTTGAGACCGTAACTATCGATGTGATCTCGCGCACTGCGTTCGGTAGCTCCTATACCGAAGGTCAGAACATCTTTGCGCTGATCAAAGAGATGAGGAATCTTACCTTCGTGCTCCAGCGCAGACCAAACATCCCCTACTCTCA ttaTTTGCCTACTCGGACGAACATAAGAATAAGGCAAGTAAACAAGGAACTAGATGATTACCTAAGGGACATGATCGAGAGAAGGATGAATGAAATGAAGGGAGGAGCTGCCACAAAATCAGATTTACTTGGTCTGCTACTGGAATCAAATTTCCAGGCAATAAAACTAGGGAATGAGAGTGCTGGGATGTCGATGAAAGATATCATCGACGAGTGCAAGCTGTTTTACTTTGCCGGGCATGAGACTATCGGGCTTCTGCTCGTGTGGACGACGGTGATGCTGAGCCGGCATCCAAAGTGGCAGGAGAGTGCCAGAGAAGAGGTTTTCCAAGTTTTGGGGAAAGAGAGGGCACGTACTTATGATGACCTTAGCCGCCTCAAAATC GTGACTGCGATTCTGTACGAAGCTCTGAGGCTATTCCCGCCAGTGCCAGATCTCAGCAAAATCACGGTTGAAGAGACGAAACTAGGGGACCTAACCATCCCGGCCGGCGTTGTCGTCATGTTGCAAACAATTGCGCTTCACCGCGACAAAACCATCTATGGCCCCGACGCGATGGAGTTCAACCCCGAGAGGTTTTTCGAAGGAGTAGTGGCTGCAACCAAGGGTCAATTAGCGTTCATCGCCTTCAGCTCGAGCACTCGGGCTTGCCTCGGTCAGGTCTTTGCCTTGACCCAAGTCAAACTGGGCCTAGCAATGATCCTCCAACACTTCTCTTTTGAGCTCTCACCATCTTATAAACATGGTCCCAAAGTCGACTTGGTTCTTACCCCTCAATACGGCGCCCCTATCATCTATCACAggctgaaaaaataa